Proteins from a single region of Leuconostoc gasicomitatum LMG 18811:
- the rimM gene encoding ribosome maturation factor RimM (Essential for efficient processing of 16S rRNA): MTNTENYFKVGTIVNTHGIRGEVKIMAITDFAADRFKKGAELQIDTKQGFVPVKVQDSRMHKNMWLVLFEGVTNINEIEKYKTHDIYVIGGAREALGDDEYYYNEIIGCRVIDLEDNDIGVISEIMETGANDVWVVSRDGQSDALIPMIDDVVKNVDVAGKLVTIDALEGLLD, encoded by the coding sequence ATGACAAATACAGAAAATTATTTTAAAGTTGGCACGATTGTTAATACGCATGGTATCCGTGGTGAAGTAAAAATCATGGCAATTACAGATTTTGCGGCCGATCGTTTTAAAAAAGGCGCAGAATTGCAAATTGATACGAAGCAAGGTTTTGTACCTGTTAAAGTACAGGATTCTCGTATGCATAAAAATATGTGGTTGGTTCTTTTTGAAGGTGTGACAAACATCAATGAAATTGAAAAGTATAAAACACATGATATCTATGTTATTGGTGGTGCACGTGAAGCGCTAGGTGATGATGAATATTATTATAACGAAATCATTGGTTGCCGGGTAATTGATTTGGAAGATAATGACATTGGTGTTATTTCTGAAATCATGGAAACTGGGGCAAATGATGTCTGGGTTGTATCACGTGATGGCCAGTCGGATGCGTTGATTCCGATGATTGATGATGTTGTCAAAAACGTCGATGTTGCTGGTAAATTAGTCACCATTGATGCACTGGAAGGACTGCTGGATTAA
- the trmD gene encoding tRNA (guanosine(37)-N1)-methyltransferase TrmD: protein MRIDVLSLFPDMFTPLKQSILGKAIDKGALDFHVTDFRDYTENKHNNVDDYPFGGGAGMLLMAQPIFDAMAAVEKQAGDKGHVVLLDPAGRKFDHHVAEELAQKEHLTFIAGHYEGYDERIRELVDDEISLGDYVLTGGELGAMVIIDATARFLPDVLGNNVSADEDSFQNDLLEFPQYTRPAEFRGRKVPDVLMSGNHAKIAEWRLKESLRRTWQRRPDLLEKRQLTNKERDLLDDVKHE from the coding sequence ATGCGAATTGATGTTTTAAGTTTATTTCCTGATATGTTTACACCATTAAAACAGTCAATCTTAGGTAAAGCGATTGATAAAGGTGCCTTAGATTTTCATGTGACAGATTTTCGTGATTATACTGAAAACAAGCATAACAATGTTGATGACTATCCGTTTGGTGGCGGTGCGGGTATGCTACTTATGGCACAACCAATTTTTGATGCAATGGCTGCTGTTGAAAAACAAGCTGGTGACAAAGGGCATGTCGTATTGCTTGACCCAGCAGGTCGTAAATTCGATCACCATGTAGCCGAAGAGTTAGCCCAAAAAGAACATTTGACATTTATTGCGGGACACTACGAAGGTTACGATGAGCGTATTCGTGAATTAGTTGATGATGAAATATCGTTAGGCGATTATGTTTTGACTGGTGGTGAACTTGGCGCAATGGTTATTATTGATGCTACAGCACGCTTTTTACCTGATGTATTGGGTAATAATGTCAGTGCTGATGAAGACTCATTTCAAAATGATCTGTTAGAGTTCCCTCAGTATACGCGACCAGCAGAATTTCGTGGCCGTAAAGTACCTGATGTACTGATGAGTGGTAATCATGCAAAAATCGCTGAATGGCGACTAAAAGAGTCGTTACGAAGAACATGGCAACGCCGCCCTGATTTACTAGAAAAACGCCAACTCACCAACAAAGAACGCGATTTACTAGATGATGTAAAGCACGAGTAA
- a CDS encoding helix-turn-helix domain-containing protein — MQKDVTFNLIKERRKIKNISQSELGRIIGSQAMVSRIENGQILPNLQTIHLICKTLDLTVEEYFYTYYKIGTDMTDFRNDLDEKYMSTDTTALEQQYSDIKATNMLTLKHKHQMLMIQATIYHKAFKLASLNDQNFLLKYFDQIMRWQLYDIYLLECTLNMMPSEKIKPYISDILVQYIRTENKVYANDIILTLIVKYLESSIVQKKDVITDWILLKLEDLKIRENSNSKIWFLFLIALYQHDTKKINQAYTVTDYLNAPYLKKKFNLIQSIYLK; from the coding sequence ATGCAAAAAGATGTCACTTTCAATTTAATCAAGGAACGGCGTAAGATCAAAAATATCTCACAAAGTGAATTAGGTAGGATAATCGGTTCACAGGCAATGGTTTCAAGAATAGAAAACGGTCAGATACTACCAAACCTTCAAACCATTCATCTTATTTGTAAAACATTGGATCTTACAGTCGAAGAATATTTTTACACATATTATAAAATTGGCACAGATATGACTGATTTTAGAAATGATCTCGATGAAAAATACATGTCTACTGATACGACAGCTTTAGAACAGCAATATTCAGACATAAAAGCAACCAACATGCTAACACTTAAACATAAGCACCAAATGCTTATGATACAAGCAACCATCTATCATAAGGCATTCAAGTTAGCATCATTAAATGATCAAAATTTCCTTTTAAAATATTTTGATCAAATCATGAGATGGCAACTCTATGATATTTATTTATTAGAATGTACATTAAATATGATGCCTTCTGAAAAAATAAAACCATACATTTCTGATATTTTAGTGCAATACATAAGAACAGAAAATAAAGTGTATGCGAATGATATCATTCTGACATTAATTGTCAAATATTTAGAAAGCAGTATTGTGCAAAAAAAAGATGTGATTACTGATTGGATACTTTTAAAATTAGAAGACTTAAAAATCAGAGAAAATTCAAATTCCAAAATATGGTTTTTGTTTTTAATTGCACTATATCAGCATGATACAAAAAAAATAAATCAAGCATACACCGTCACAGACTATTTAAACGCCCCTTATCTTAAAAAAAAATTCAATCTCATTCAATCGATTTACTTGAAATAA